A window of the Burkholderia sp. 9120 genome harbors these coding sequences:
- a CDS encoding ImmA/IrrE family metallo-endopeptidase: MTIRNIFLEEASAADIDAKVGRLLANLGLRPERVSLAEVRDLLKLDLKYYSKSNPTMFDHVLHNLKVGAKQVLKDPSLLARAIAKFDLKALYVPERRQIYIDDDLHEIKKRWSEAHEVVHSIIPWHAGYALGDTKSTLSPACHEIIEAEANFGAGRLLFPRDVFRTACASSLPSMVGLKDIAKHFGNSITSTLWRYVEECPNPAFGLISQHPHTRGAAHDVVEYFIRSNLFHRRFPDINEEQLLEHVRAHCSHRTRGPLGAGEAIISDAHGGRHRFLFDVFSNGHAVLTLGIYQTEVPLAMPAYPIG, translated from the coding sequence ATGACTATCCGCAACATCTTCTTGGAAGAAGCCAGTGCAGCAGATATCGACGCGAAGGTTGGTCGGTTACTCGCTAATTTGGGGCTGCGTCCGGAGCGAGTTAGCCTGGCGGAGGTTCGAGACCTACTCAAGCTCGACCTTAAGTACTATTCCAAGAGCAATCCAACGATGTTCGACCATGTGCTCCACAATTTGAAAGTAGGAGCGAAGCAGGTCTTAAAAGACCCATCGTTGCTCGCGCGAGCGATTGCGAAATTCGACCTTAAGGCCCTATACGTACCCGAGCGCCGTCAGATATATATTGACGACGACCTGCATGAAATCAAGAAACGTTGGAGCGAAGCTCACGAGGTAGTGCACAGCATCATTCCATGGCACGCCGGGTACGCTTTAGGGGACACGAAGTCCACCCTTTCTCCCGCCTGTCACGAAATCATAGAGGCCGAGGCCAATTTTGGTGCTGGCCGACTGCTGTTTCCTCGTGACGTGTTTCGTACCGCGTGCGCGTCCAGCTTGCCCTCGATGGTAGGGCTCAAGGACATCGCGAAGCATTTTGGAAACTCCATCACGAGCACGCTGTGGCGTTATGTTGAGGAGTGTCCGAACCCCGCGTTCGGACTCATTTCGCAGCATCCCCACACTCGCGGCGCCGCTCACGATGTCGTCGAATACTTTATCCGTTCAAACTTGTTCCACCGCCGTTTTCCGGATATTAACGAGGAGCAATTGCTCGAGCATGTTCGAGCGCACTGCTCGCACCGGACACGCGGGCCATTGGGGGCAGGCGAGGCAATTATCAGCGACGCACATGGGGGCCGACATCGGTTTCTGTTCGACGTTTTCTCGAATGGTCATGCAGTGCTGACGTTAGGTATCTATCAGACGGAAGTTCCTCTCGCCATGCCGGCGTATCCGATTGGCTAG
- a CDS encoding H-NS family nucleoid-associated regulatory protein, with protein sequence MATTLETIQAKMDKLKAQADALIAKQSSSVIEKIRELMAKYGLTIADIDAHAGGKQRATKAVAITTSQGGAATVKYRDPKSGATWTGHGRAPSWIAAAKNRDKFLVDGSAATAKPAPVSKVKTAGNYVRGPQPAMYQDPKSGATWSGRGRAPAWIANVKDRSKFLIADGAKATVATPAGAVSKAKTAVKKASKAVGVTSTKGQPKGPQPAKYRDPKSGATWSGRGPAPAWLSGAKDRAKFLIVGASAAADAKPAVTKAVAKKAPTAKKTAAKKAASAKVPAKKAPRKSVAVAAPLAAVESGAELTT encoded by the coding sequence ATGGCAACGACTTTGGAAACAATCCAAGCGAAGATGGATAAATTGAAGGCCCAAGCGGATGCCCTGATTGCAAAGCAATCGTCGAGCGTCATCGAAAAGATTCGCGAGTTGATGGCGAAATACGGCCTGACCATTGCTGACATTGATGCGCACGCTGGTGGAAAGCAACGCGCCACGAAGGCAGTTGCTATAACCACGAGCCAAGGAGGCGCCGCTACGGTCAAGTATCGCGACCCGAAGAGTGGTGCAACTTGGACCGGACACGGCCGGGCACCAAGTTGGATTGCAGCAGCCAAGAACCGAGACAAATTCCTGGTTGACGGAAGTGCGGCGACGGCGAAGCCGGCTCCTGTCAGCAAAGTGAAGACTGCGGGCAATTACGTTCGCGGGCCTCAGCCGGCGATGTACCAGGACCCAAAGTCGGGCGCGACGTGGAGTGGACGCGGCCGCGCGCCGGCGTGGATTGCTAACGTCAAGGACCGAAGCAAATTCCTGATTGCAGACGGCGCTAAAGCGACTGTCGCGACGCCCGCGGGTGCCGTGAGCAAGGCGAAAACTGCAGTGAAGAAGGCCTCGAAGGCAGTTGGTGTGACCTCTACCAAGGGTCAGCCGAAAGGTCCGCAGCCGGCTAAGTATCGCGACCCGAAGTCGGGCGCGACATGGAGCGGGCGCGGTCCGGCTCCGGCGTGGCTATCTGGTGCCAAAGACCGGGCGAAGTTTCTGATTGTCGGCGCCAGTGCGGCGGCCGATGCGAAACCGGCGGTCACGAAGGCTGTTGCGAAGAAGGCTCCGACTGCGAAGAAAACTGCTGCCAAGAAGGCCGCGAGCGCGAAGGTGCCGGCAAAGAAAGCGCCGCGCAAGAGCGTGGCCGTGGCCGCTCCGTTGGCCGCAGTCGAGTCTGGCGCTGAGTTGACGACCTAA
- the glmS gene encoding glutamine--fructose-6-phosphate transaminase (isomerizing), with product MCGIVGAVAQRNIVPVLIEGLRRLEYRGYDSCGVAVLGADGPRRARSVARVADLDEQVRESHLEGITGIAHTRWATHGAPVTDNAHPIFSKDALALVHNGIIENYESLREMLRGKGYTFVSQTDTEVIAHLVHSLYHGDLFAAVREAVAQLHGAYAIAVLHKDQPHTVVGARQGSPLVVGLGNGENFLASDALALAGSTERFIFLEEGDVCELSLEGVRIADRDGNEAQRDVRQVAAYGGAVELGPYRHFMQKEIFEQPRAISDTIPQADSFDASLFGEGADKVFADIDSLLILACGTSYYSGLTAKYWLESIAKIPTQVEIASEYRYRESVPNPKALVVVISQSGETADTLAALKHAQSLGHKHTLAICNVGTSAMVRQTELSFLTHAGREIGVASTKAFTTQLVALFVLAATLAKLRGRVSEAQEAEYLKQLRHLPAALNSVLALEPQIIAWSEEFSRKEHALFLGRGLHYPIALEGALKLKEISYIHAEAYPAGELKHGPLALVTEAMPVVTVAPNDALLEKLKSNIQEVRARGGQLYVFADADTKIVNDEGLHVIRMPEHYGLLSPILHVVPLQLLAYHTACARGTDVDKPRNLAKSVTVE from the coding sequence ATGTGTGGCATTGTTGGCGCGGTTGCGCAACGTAATATCGTTCCCGTCCTGATCGAAGGACTGCGTCGCCTCGAGTATCGCGGCTACGACTCGTGCGGCGTGGCCGTGCTCGGCGCCGACGGTCCGCGTCGCGCTCGCAGTGTGGCGCGCGTCGCCGATCTCGACGAGCAGGTTCGCGAGAGCCATCTGGAAGGCATCACCGGTATCGCGCATACGCGCTGGGCCACGCACGGCGCGCCGGTCACGGACAACGCGCACCCGATCTTCTCGAAAGACGCGCTCGCGTTGGTACACAACGGCATCATCGAAAACTACGAGTCGCTGCGGGAGATGCTGCGCGGCAAGGGTTACACGTTCGTCTCGCAGACCGACACCGAGGTTATCGCTCACCTGGTTCACAGCCTGTATCACGGCGATCTGTTCGCCGCGGTGCGCGAAGCGGTTGCGCAGTTGCACGGCGCGTATGCGATCGCGGTCCTGCACAAGGACCAGCCGCATACGGTGGTCGGCGCGCGTCAGGGTTCGCCGCTGGTGGTCGGGCTCGGCAACGGTGAGAACTTCCTCGCGTCGGATGCGCTTGCGCTCGCGGGCAGCACCGAACGCTTCATCTTCCTCGAAGAAGGCGACGTGTGCGAACTGTCGCTCGAAGGCGTGCGTATCGCTGATCGCGACGGCAACGAGGCGCAGCGCGACGTGCGTCAGGTGGCGGCATACGGCGGCGCGGTCGAACTTGGGCCCTACCGTCACTTCATGCAGAAGGAAATTTTCGAGCAGCCGCGCGCGATCTCCGACACGATCCCGCAAGCGGATTCGTTCGACGCGTCGCTGTTCGGCGAAGGCGCGGACAAGGTGTTCGCGGACATCGACAGCCTGCTGATTCTCGCTTGTGGCACGAGCTACTACTCGGGGCTGACGGCAAAGTACTGGCTCGAATCGATCGCGAAGATTCCGACGCAGGTGGAAATTGCCAGCGAGTATCGCTACCGGGAGTCGGTACCGAATCCGAAGGCGCTGGTCGTGGTGATTTCGCAGTCCGGTGAGACGGCGGACACGCTCGCGGCGCTGAAGCACGCGCAGTCGCTGGGTCATAAGCACACGCTGGCCATCTGCAACGTCGGCACGAGCGCGATGGTGCGTCAAACCGAGTTGTCGTTCCTCACGCACGCTGGCCGCGAGATCGGTGTCGCGTCGACCAAGGCATTCACGACGCAACTGGTCGCGTTGTTCGTGCTCGCCGCGACGCTGGCAAAGTTGCGCGGGCGCGTGAGCGAAGCGCAGGAAGCCGAATACCTGAAGCAGTTGCGTCACCTGCCGGCCGCGCTGAATAGCGTGCTGGCGCTGGAGCCGCAGATCATCGCGTGGTCGGAAGAGTTTTCGCGGAAGGAACATGCGTTGTTCCTCGGGCGTGGTCTGCATTACCCGATCGCACTCGAGGGCGCGCTGAAGCTCAAGGAAATTTCGTACATTCACGCTGAGGCGTATCCGGCCGGCGAGTTGAAGCATGGGCCGTTGGCGCTCGTGACCGAGGCGATGCCAGTGGTGACGGTGGCGCCAAATGACGCGCTGCTGGAAAAGCTGAAGTCGAATATTCAGGAAGTGCGCGCGCGCGGCGGTCAGCTGTATGTGTTCGCCGATGCGGATACGAAGATCGTCAACGACGAAGGCCTGCATGTGATCCGGATGCCGGAACACTACGGTTTGTTGTCGCCGATCCTGCATGTGGTGCCGTTGCAGTTGCTGGCGTATCACACGGCGTGTGCGCGGGGCACCGATGTGGACAAGCCGCGGAATCTGGCGAAGTCGGTGACGGTGGAGTGA
- a CDS encoding transcriptional regulator, producing MSSKRTMTLNLTDAEMTVLEQLCEQKDMSKTAVLRQALRLYQLLDNRMQQGEKLFLEDPLAKEKKEVVVL from the coding sequence ATGTCCTCGAAGCGAACGATGACGCTGAACCTCACGGACGCAGAGATGACGGTCCTTGAACAGCTTTGCGAGCAAAAAGACATGAGCAAGACGGCGGTCCTGCGGCAAGCTCTGCGCCTCTACCAGTTGCTGGATAACAGGATGCAGCAGGGAGAGAAGCTGTTCTTGGAAGACCCGTTAGCCAAAGAAAAAAAAGAGGTGGTAGTTCTGTGA
- a CDS encoding E2/UBC family protein codes for MQLPAKDERFLNERGYNWVLVPDSAGTFCVLINDFDVSGGGFTPAKTQLMIRVPPQYPLTPLDMWYCDPPVRIAATGQFAPQSEVSESHVGKTWQRFSRHLPPGAWRPGIDGLRSFMGILTREMQGVGRGA; via the coding sequence ATGCAACTGCCAGCGAAGGACGAGCGGTTTTTGAACGAGCGGGGATACAACTGGGTTTTAGTGCCGGACAGCGCTGGAACCTTCTGCGTTCTTATCAACGACTTTGATGTCAGCGGTGGCGGCTTCACTCCGGCCAAGACGCAGTTAATGATTCGCGTCCCGCCACAATATCCGCTTACACCGCTGGATATGTGGTATTGCGACCCACCTGTGCGCATCGCGGCCACCGGGCAATTCGCGCCTCAATCCGAGGTGAGTGAGAGCCATGTCGGCAAAACGTGGCAGCGCTTCTCGCGGCACTTACCTCCTGGTGCATGGAGGCCCGGCATCGACGGACTACGCTCCTTCATGGGCATCTTGACGCGAGAAATGCAAGGTGTGGGGAGGGGCGCATGA
- a CDS encoding helix-turn-helix transcriptional regulator, which yields MKFKMSREWLAKRLGPSDDADVEVGAGYMSLEELRGDAQSRLISNSLLKVPTQVGRVIRVARENQGWSIQDLAHESHVGLNDIVSLETDINYSPSPRTVYFLAEALHLAEDKLQGLVGHRIPVSHSLASNDPQLRFAANSRTAGSLDADEYELVRLLVESITKNE from the coding sequence ATGAAATTCAAGATGAGCAGGGAGTGGTTGGCGAAGCGGCTTGGTCCTTCAGACGATGCTGACGTCGAGGTCGGTGCCGGCTACATGAGCTTGGAGGAGCTAAGGGGGGACGCTCAGTCGCGATTGATAAGTAACTCGCTATTGAAAGTCCCAACTCAGGTTGGGAGGGTAATACGCGTCGCGAGAGAGAACCAAGGATGGTCCATTCAGGACCTCGCGCACGAATCGCATGTCGGATTAAATGATATCGTTAGCTTGGAAACGGACATCAACTACTCTCCATCTCCAAGAACGGTATATTTCCTCGCTGAGGCTCTACACTTGGCTGAGGATAAGCTGCAAGGACTGGTTGGTCACCGGATTCCCGTTTCACATTCACTAGCCTCCAACGACCCACAATTGCGGTTCGCTGCTAACTCTCGAACAGCCGGAAGCCTGGATGCAGACGAGTATGAATTGGTGAGATTGCTCGTTGAAAGCATAACCAAAAATGAATAG
- a CDS encoding PIN domain-containing protein yields the protein MHDNHIRSDALKEFRSLYADGAPLALLASLFQVNLILDANVIVKELIWATTRRKNPHGRSELLEVLEVETVIAWAPTFLESEVEKYIPLIIEKGARREEVTAHWLRLRTLIKLVDVGGIPEDGVDYRDPKDVPYLRLQQKINATIVTADKDIAAMGGTVAPIAVMATLRAYSRAAAVQVTFQVGGYALGGLSLKALSGATKFVHSAAKKAAANVPREVWLALLALLCVAMVIPASRTWIRSQLEVMARPLGIAVESLAQVSTMLATEFGQRRLEADEALSKVHAVLGINPAEESPDRL from the coding sequence ATGCACGACAACCACATTCGGTCCGACGCATTGAAGGAGTTTAGGAGTTTGTATGCTGATGGCGCACCGCTCGCTCTGCTGGCCTCACTGTTTCAAGTCAACCTGATACTCGACGCAAACGTCATCGTTAAAGAACTCATTTGGGCAACAACAAGGAGAAAGAATCCGCATGGGCGGTCCGAGCTGCTCGAGGTTCTCGAGGTCGAAACCGTGATTGCGTGGGCACCGACATTTCTCGAAAGCGAAGTCGAAAAGTACATCCCTCTCATCATCGAAAAAGGCGCTAGGCGCGAGGAAGTGACTGCTCACTGGCTACGTTTGCGCACCCTCATAAAGTTGGTAGACGTCGGCGGCATCCCCGAAGATGGAGTGGACTACCGGGACCCGAAGGACGTTCCATATCTCCGGCTACAACAGAAAATCAACGCAACCATCGTCACCGCTGACAAGGACATCGCGGCGATGGGCGGTACGGTCGCTCCCATCGCCGTGATGGCAACTTTGCGTGCCTATTCCCGCGCGGCCGCTGTTCAGGTGACCTTTCAGGTCGGCGGGTACGCCCTTGGCGGACTAAGCCTAAAGGCGTTGTCTGGCGCAACGAAGTTCGTTCATTCTGCAGCCAAAAAAGCGGCGGCGAACGTCCCGCGCGAGGTCTGGCTGGCCTTACTGGCATTGCTGTGTGTTGCGATGGTTATCCCCGCCTCGCGAACTTGGATACGGTCACAACTAGAGGTAATGGCTCGACCTCTGGGAATAGCCGTCGAGAGCCTCGCACAGGTCTCGACGATGCTGGCTACAGAATTCGGCCAGCGAAGACTTGAAGCAGACGAAGCGTTATCGAAGGTTCACGCCGTTCTTGGCATCAATCCCGCGGAGGAGAGCCCTGACCGCCTATAG
- a CDS encoding DUF6527 family protein: MDGHSPRWTVATSSEGAVSIHPSIDATECGAHFWIRDGRITWA, encoded by the coding sequence ATGGACGGACACTCCCCCCGCTGGACGGTTGCGACGTCGTCGGAAGGCGCAGTTTCGATTCACCCGTCAATCGACGCAACCGAGTGTGGAGCCCACTTCTGGATTCGCGACGGCCGCATCACCTGGGCATGA
- a CDS encoding ThiF family adenylyltransferase: protein MRTRIVLLEQHEQELRSILFDQPGIEGAAFVLCGEASTGETLKLVAHSVVAIPPGDFLERKHDRLSIRSAALTRVAKLARHEGLSVVFVHSHPGGFAEFSKQDDAEEEKFIPFFQSRVPGKLHGTLVMTQDALVGRIYAECRHDVEQIVVVGQRFRLYTRGGINDFALFDRQVRAFGPEIQLALSGLVVGIVGLGGTGSACAEQLARLGVGTLVLFDHDTLSKTNLNRVYGATLKDVGKNKAVIAKNRLDAIGLDTGVEAIPDSIEEQTVAKRLRDCDVVFGCTDRELPRAILSKLATAYHIPLIDMGVVIDSHGGIIQGVYGRATTVLAGEPCLLCRGRISAEGLRVEGLSDSDRDRQVQQGYAPELATPAPAVIAFTTMVASHAVTELLHRLTGFMGASRQSTEVLLFIDKGRIAANRRNPEEGCFCEDVAEWGRGDEAPYLGMVWRLMPR from the coding sequence ATGAGGACCCGAATCGTTTTGCTTGAGCAACACGAACAGGAATTGCGCAGCATCTTGTTCGACCAGCCCGGCATCGAGGGCGCAGCGTTCGTATTGTGTGGTGAGGCCAGCACAGGGGAGACGCTGAAACTGGTCGCCCACTCTGTCGTCGCGATACCGCCCGGCGATTTTCTGGAGCGAAAGCACGACCGGTTGAGTATCCGGTCGGCCGCACTGACCCGGGTAGCGAAGCTGGCGCGGCACGAAGGGTTATCGGTAGTCTTTGTTCACTCGCACCCCGGCGGCTTCGCCGAATTTTCGAAACAGGACGACGCGGAAGAAGAGAAATTCATTCCGTTTTTCCAGTCACGTGTACCCGGCAAGCTGCATGGGACACTAGTGATGACTCAGGATGCACTGGTGGGCCGCATTTATGCCGAATGCCGGCACGATGTTGAGCAGATTGTTGTCGTTGGACAGCGCTTTCGCCTGTACACGAGGGGCGGCATCAACGACTTCGCGCTTTTCGACCGGCAGGTTCGAGCCTTCGGACCGGAAATTCAGCTCGCGCTCAGTGGGTTGGTAGTCGGAATTGTGGGATTAGGCGGCACTGGTTCGGCATGCGCGGAACAGCTCGCGCGGCTGGGCGTCGGCACGCTAGTGCTGTTTGACCATGACACGCTATCAAAAACCAACTTGAATCGAGTATATGGCGCGACCTTGAAGGACGTGGGCAAAAACAAGGCGGTCATCGCTAAGAACCGACTCGACGCCATTGGGCTCGACACTGGGGTCGAAGCAATCCCTGATTCCATCGAGGAACAGACCGTTGCAAAGCGTTTGCGTGACTGCGACGTGGTTTTCGGATGCACGGACAGGGAACTGCCACGAGCTATTCTTTCGAAGCTTGCAACCGCGTACCACATCCCTCTAATCGATATGGGCGTCGTAATTGACTCACACGGTGGAATTATTCAGGGAGTGTACGGGCGCGCAACCACCGTTCTAGCGGGAGAACCGTGTCTGCTCTGCCGTGGCCGCATTTCGGCGGAAGGACTGCGTGTAGAGGGATTATCCGATTCCGACAGGGACCGGCAAGTACAGCAAGGATATGCTCCCGAACTGGCGACACCGGCCCCAGCCGTCATTGCATTTACAACAATGGTTGCAAGTCACGCAGTCACAGAACTACTTCACCGACTTACCGGATTCATGGGAGCTAGCCGCCAGTCTACTGAAGTTCTGCTATTTATAGATAAAGGTCGCATCGCAGCCAACCGAAGAAACCCCGAAGAAGGCTGTTTCTGCGAGGACGTGGCGGAGTGGGGGCGCGGCGACGAAGCGCCGTACCTGGGAATGGTGTGGAGGCTCATGCCCAGGTGA
- a CDS encoding YozE family protein: MSKTISPAQLEQFRRDAQRLKREHEIPLHEAQSRVAIQQGFRNWSLLAKSVTRGPAPKVRVVDTASDLGLDTRKRYYLHGDQTEHDPALYYCAQCDAFSPAEHFDAVHGPKTVERYLDNLRYWNSPERSQGDWRRPADAVNALDELMRTYLSAEAEREKSRSRFHRWIVTQTERKDWIGDLAGDIKGDKTFPVAETSLAKLVAYLEREGAVEGALSAMRAAYAEFSVNR, translated from the coding sequence ATGAGCAAAACCATTTCCCCCGCTCAACTCGAGCAATTTCGCCGTGACGCGCAGCGTCTCAAGCGCGAGCACGAAATTCCTTTGCATGAAGCACAAAGTCGCGTCGCGATACAGCAGGGCTTCAGGAACTGGTCGTTGCTGGCCAAGAGCGTCACTCGCGGTCCGGCGCCCAAGGTCCGCGTCGTTGATACTGCGTCAGACCTAGGACTAGATACCCGAAAGCGCTACTACCTGCATGGCGACCAGACCGAGCACGACCCAGCGCTCTACTACTGCGCCCAGTGCGATGCATTCTCACCAGCAGAACATTTCGACGCTGTCCATGGCCCGAAGACTGTGGAGCGCTACCTTGACAATCTCCGCTACTGGAATTCGCCTGAGCGCAGCCAAGGAGACTGGCGGCGACCTGCTGACGCAGTGAACGCTCTGGATGAGTTGATGCGCACATATCTCTCGGCCGAGGCTGAGCGCGAGAAGTCACGCAGTCGGTTCCATCGTTGGATTGTGACGCAGACCGAACGCAAGGATTGGATTGGTGACCTCGCCGGGGACATCAAAGGGGACAAAACCTTCCCGGTGGCCGAGACCTCGTTGGCAAAACTTGTCGCTTATTTAGAACGCGAGGGCGCAGTCGAAGGAGCCTTGAGTGCCATGCGTGCCGCATACGCAGAGTTCTCAGTGAATCGCTAA